Below is a genomic region from Virgibacillus dokdonensis.
ACGAGCCGAACTCGAACGCAAGGAACGGGAACGACTCGAGGAATACGCAAACAAGAAGCCCGAAGTGCGGACGGAATATATCGAAGTACAAAAAGAATCGCCTGAGCTCCGCGATCGGTCATTCGACACACCTTATGCGTGGGCATATGTCCTAACGTTAGGACATTTAGGACGGTAAATTTGCGACGTCGCAAAATAAGGAGGTGGGGACTTGCTAATCCGAAATTCGGAATACCAGCCCGTCTCACGGAGATTGCGGAGACAGGGAAGTACTGACGGTGTATTTATGTCGTGGTACCAGTCAATCGGATTCACTCCAAAACAGGTTAGCCGGTTGATCCAACGATTCGAGTTATTGACAAATTGTCAAGAACCGGAGCAGGCGCTAATCGAAGACCTACCCGTCTCATTAACGTACGAAATCGCAAAACCATCCGCAGATTCCACGCCAGCCGACGAGAAATGGTTGTCCGCAACTCCGCCTTTAATGAGGCGTCGAAAAGGGCAACGTTGCACCATTTAGGAACGCCGCTGATTGTGGATAGGAGCAACGCAAATAAATCCATTCAGTAAGTGATGCGAGCGTGGGAACGTACCCACATGGGTAAGCTATTTGCTTGCGTGTGTGTGGTTTGATTCGACCCGAATCATTTCCGGTAGGGTTGTGATAAGATAGAGTGCGTTTATTCCAATATGTCGGAAAGACGTCTTTCCGACGTCGGGAACTTACCGTCATTTCATCAACCGTTTTAGCATCCCCACTTGAAAGAGTATGTTCTTTTTCTCGTTCTTTTACAGGAATTTGAGCTATCTCATACAAAGCTTTTATTCCTAAATTGCGTCCCGAGACGTAATTTGAGTTACCTAATTCCTCGTATATACGAATAAACCTTCCTGCATAATCTCTGGTCATATCTATGCTTTCCAACCACTTGCCGATCTATCTCCTTAGGTAGCGACAACATTTCAAATATTTTACCGCTAGTCAAAAGCGACGACGTCGTCGTATTTGTGTACGTACCCAACTTTTTGAGCGTCATCGTTCTCCCAAAATAGGAGGACTAGCTTCGTAATCACCTCCAATTTGGCGCTTACAACCGATTAAAGTATACCAACGTACAAAAACGTGTGTAACTGACAGCTTTTTAACGAAATAAAAGGCGCACAGACGTTTCTTTTTCATTCGAATGTATTAATACCCACGACAAACAAAACGCCTTAAATGCGCTTATTTTAACGAAAATCTGCTACTCGTTTTCCGCTTTTTCCAACGACATTATTTCGTTTATATCCTCTATATCAAACATTTCTGCAATTTTAGCAATAGTTTCAGTATTAACTCTTTTTATGTCCTTCTTGCACATGTCATTAACAGTCGACGGACTGAGTTCTAACCTTTTAGCAAGTTCCAGTTGAGTTACACCTTCTCTTTTCAATATTTCCTGAATATGTAATTTCACTCTCATTTATAATACTCTCCTTATTATGTTCTTTAATGAAATTATATATTAATTCGGTTAAACCGTAAAATTTATGTTGACATTCGGTTAAACCGAATTTATAATTGAGTTATCGATTCGGATAAACCGAATATATCGTAATCAAGAAAGGGCGATTCAAATATGAAAACTATAAACAACAGCAACAAAGGTACAGTAACAATTACGGCGGACTATAACGAAGTAGCCATTCTACAACTCGCATTAAAAAAGCTGATGACTCAATCCACCGAAAAGGAGTTAGCGTCGGAAGCAAGTCGGTTGTTGCATGACGTAAGCAACCCCGTTAGCACATCGCCGACTGTTCATTGTTCTTATTGCAACGCAGAAATACCAGACGTTAATAAGGCTTGGCACGAAATTAGCGAAGTTGAGTCGCAAGGGTATATCGTCTGTTCACTCGATTGTTTAAAGGAATACGCTAAACGTTTAGGGGGCGGATACACATGCTAAATTATTACAATCAGTTAAACAAATTACGCGAGAAAATAAACGAAGATTTTGATTACTATCGCAAGCAAAACAGCTTGATTGATCGCAGGCTAAACGGACTAGGAAAACGTGGGGACATTCGCCGGACAGCCGAGGAAATGCAGGAGTTACTAGAGCAACGGCAGAAAGTAAAGGATGCCTCTTTACAGTTAATGCCATTATGGGATTTATTTCGGCACGGTTGGACTGAAGCAGAAGAACGTTTTTACAAAGCGTTAAGTCACTCAAAAAATTCGGAAGGGGAGAATTAAAAATGAAAAAAGAAACGGCGCAAGTAGTGGTTAAAAAGACGGTGGTAGGCTGGTTCAACGTGTATTTATTCGAGGGGGAGGGCGCAGAACAAGTCGGATGGATTAATATGTCACCGCAGCAGTTTACGGAGTTTTTCCCGGGGAAATCGACCGACTTTAAGCTAATGGCGCAGGAAGTTACGCAAGAACAAGTCGATAGGATATTAAGTGCGGGCGTGTTGGTTGCGTAAGTCTAAAATAATTGTATCACTTTTGGAGATTAATGCGGCAATAAGTAATAGTGAGGGGCTTACGCACTCGTTTGTAAAGTTTTTGTGACAATTTTAATTTTATTAGTTACTTTTTACCGTTTAGTTGTCTTAATAAACGCAGAAAAGGTTGAGTCCGGTCGGGCGAGTGCGTAAGCAATGATATCGGAAATTACGTGTAGTTATGGGGCATTTCCACTACGTTTCATTTGCCCCCAAGTCTTTTTTGCAAAAGCCTTGTATCGTCCAGTACTTATATTACTTTATCGGAGTTACTTATTTTCGGAAACAGATTAAATAATATATAGCCCGGCTTGTAAGTGATTTTCTTACAAGACGTAGGTTTTTAGATAACGTATATACATGACGCAAATACATGGCGGACATATAAAACGCATGTTGTTGCCAACCTTTTTCGGCGGTATATGTACTATGTATTTTTCGGAGTATCTTTTAACGTAAGTGGGACTGATATAGAAGATGAGTAAGCAAATACGAAAATCGAAGTAAAACAGAGAAAAACATTGATATAGGGGTGTTTTTTGAAGGTGATCAGGATTTTAATTTGCACACAAAATGGTACCTATTTTTTCGATAATGCACACAAAATGGTACCTATTTTTTAATGTAATAAAAACAAATTACTGGAATGTAAAGTTTTTGTGACAATTTTAGTTTTATTAGATACTTTTTCCGTTTAGTTGGCTTAGAGGGTGTTAGAGGATTTAATTATTAGTAAATGGTCACTTTTAACAATTTAGTCACTTTAATAGGTGTAATTTTTTACGCCATTTTTGCCGTTTACTTGGTCTATAGGGTGGTAGAGGATTTAGTTTATTTTTACGCCATTTTTAGCTTTTAGTTGTCTATATAAATGCCGAAAGGGTAGATAAAAGGAAGGTTTTAGGTTTGGAGGTTGCCTATTACTTTCCTATATTTTTTATATTTTGAGAAGTTTTTTACAACAAATTAAAAAAAGATACTAAATTTAAAGGAGGTTTTATAGATGACTAACAGACAATTAAAGTTATTGCGTATGTACTCCGGCTTAACCCAACGAGAATTTGCGGAATTAATCGGAGTTGCCCCATCTACCGTTGCCAAGATTGAGGCCGGATTTACTTACGTTACCGACGCAACTAAGGCAAAGATTCTACGTAAGTTTGATCTCACTTGCCCCGAATTTACATATTTTTGCATACAAATGGACACAGAAAGGATAATGGCGAATGACAACTAATAATTATCGCGATTTTAAAGCTGAACAGCAGGCGTATAAGGACTTACATCCTAATACGAGGAAACAAATCGTAAAAATGACGCAAGATTTTATCATGCAAGACGGAGTTGCAATTGATTCAGAAACTGGCGAAATAATTACCGATAAATTACATGTCGAGCCTAAAATTAACGGCGAAGTAATTAAAGGCAAGCAGACGGTTGACCACTTAGCCGAACATCAAACAGCACACGGTGGATTTGTGTTTGCGTTTTTTGAAGCATATAGATCAATGAATGATAGATTTCCGTTTTTAAGTAAGTCAGACTTAGCTAGGTTAATGTTTATTGGTACATACGTAAGCTGGCAAACTAATCACCTTGTATACGATAACGGCAGACCGATAAATAAGAAAAAACTAGGGGAGTTGTTAGGAATGAGCCGCAATGCTTATGCAACTTTTTATAAGACGTTAATAAAAAATGGAATATTGACGGAATCTGAAACAGGTTTAATGGTCGATCCTTCATTGTTTTACCGAGGTGATCTTAGTAACGCACCGGAACAAACTAAAAATTTACAGTACACGCGAATATTTCGAAAAACAATCCGGGACTTGTATAACATGTTCAATGGTCGAAGTATTAAAAAACTAAGTGTAGTCTATGAAATTTTACCGTATGTGAATTTTAACTATAACATCATTTGCCATAATCCAGACGAGGTACAGCAAGAAAAAATTATACCTATGACATTAGCAGAATTAGCACAAAAACTAGGGTATGCAGACCACAGAAAATTAATCCGAGCGTTGCGTGAGATAAAACTAGACAATGTATCTGTATTCGGTTTTTTCTCGGTTGAAAGAGACTCCCGGAAAAAGAAAGTAGTTGTTAATCCAGCGGTAATTTATGCAGGGAATGGCAAGCATTTGGATGCGA
It encodes:
- a CDS encoding helix-turn-helix domain-containing protein, with the translated sequence MRVKLHIQEILKREGVTQLELAKRLELSPSTVNDMCKKDIKRVNTETIAKIAEMFDIEDINEIMSLEKAENE
- a CDS encoding helix-turn-helix domain-containing protein, whose amino-acid sequence is MTNRQLKLLRMYSGLTQREFAELIGVAPSTVAKIEAGFTYVTDATKAKILRKFDLTCPEFTYFCIQMDTERIMANDN